ACTGAACAATCATTTTCATTACAGATCTTTGGTACATACCAGCTATTTGATCCATCTGCCGAGTTTATCAGATATTTAAAAACCAAACAGCTCCAAGGAGACTCATCTGAAATTCTCAGGGTTGGTTTCTTTACCCAGTGATGGAACACACGATTAGGTAAATGGACAACGGAATGGGGGATTTTCCAGTTTTAACTGATAACATGAAAGAACAGACCCAGTTCTGAACTGGGCTGGTGTAAGTGATCTCTTCCCATCTCAATTACACCACGTGCTTTCTGCATACAACTAGTGGAAGTTTGTTGGGGAGAGGGATCCCTTAGGCTAAGCATGAACAAGAGCATGTCCGAGCACTGGAGGGAGTGTGGTGGCTGGGATGGTTCAGGTCAGATGGGAGGTCGTCAGTGTCACAGACAGGTTAGCGTGGCCTCTACATCATCCCCAACTGCATTAGCGTGTTGGCATACGCCATGGGTTTGACGTTTGGATGAGGCTGTAAAAGAGAatcagaggcaaaaaaaaattagatcAAGATACAACAAGCTTTCTAGGAGCTTTCTAGCTGGGCTTCCAAACATTATGTTACCATTTTACCTTAAATTAACCActtaaatatcattttaatgcAACTTAGGTGAGAAGGAACGATGAGAAGTGCAAGACACTTTAGAGCACTGTGTCCCACACTACCAGTGTCAGTGAAACTGATATTTTATtgagaaattgtttttttttcctttcatgtcCTCTGTCCCCCACTATGATAAGTCTATGACTTATACAGaaagctttacttgttgctaaagtaaccgcTGActgccgctaactgtagctgacgATATCTGTGCTGCTAGGTGAGTCTGCTCAGACCAGaaactgggagcttggagcaccagggTGTTGGCATTTACACTTGTAGCACAGGAGTTTTGAACcaatgggaggaggaggttttcaggtgCAATAGAAATGGAGCTGGGTGAGTGGGCTCCAGTTCTAATCAACCAGCAAGAAGGCACAGCAATTTAGACAAATGGGCTGAACAGGACCAGtttacataagaaaaaaaatctgtgccATGAAGCCTCTGGGTGAGTAATTACCAAAGCCAATGggcatgatgatgatggcaAGTTGACACAAGGTGACAAttacaataaatataacaattgAGAGTACAGGATACTGACCACAGCAGTGAACTGGTGAAATTCTGGCTTGAGGTCTGATCCCCTGAGGTGGATATAAGCTCCTTTGTTTCCCATCTGATCACTGAGGGAAGGCAGGatacaacacacaacagttAAAATGAACAGTAACAGATGATTCCACACTCTTAATTAAGTTAGCCAGCATAATAACGTACCAGTAGTTGGGTGCTGAGAACACGGTGATGCACTTCCCTGAATGAGTGACCTCGTACCCCTCAGCTTTGACCTCATGACTACGCACGATGAAGTCCAGCTTATTCTGTTCCAGGAAGCGCTCTGTCACATCTGGCCCGAACTGACAGCTCACTCCTCGCTTGCTGATGGACCGGCCATTCTacaagacacagagagagagagagagaagtggacaattaattattaatccAAAGTAGAAGTACACTGAATGTTACTCTAACAAACTACTGCATACTCTGACATTATAGACCTAATGATGTTCTGTGTGGGAACTGACCTGAGGCTGTGGATCTGACCAGAGGAGGTCACACATGGGACCTGTGAAAGAGCAGAGGAAGGCGTTGAAATTGAcgaattttcctttaaaatcagtTATTTCTTTTGCGCGGTCTTTGCAACACCAAAgaacataaatatacacacGAGAAGCATTGAAGTGCTGCATAAACTTCTGTCATTCAACAGAATTTGATTTCCCCATTAGAGCACTGATGATGCAGGAAGACAATCCTATCTGCAATCACAACTTACCACAAGAGTTGATGTTTACTCCTCAGGAAAAGACTCCTGCACACTGGCCACTTCACTTGCGATtaagtttattgacaacaacgtttcggtacttagaccttcatcaggttgtcTTCTCCCCAAGATAATGTCGATGTCGACCCTAAGGTGTGCCAAAGCTGCACTCTGTTACTCCTCATTAGTAAAAATTCAGTGCGAACAGGAACCGGACCAGaactaaaatgcattttttcctGTTCGTCCAAACCATATCAGCGAAACTACAGGTGCGAAAACACTTTTAGAGCCCAATTTACACTGATGTTACATCTGGAATATGACCCTACCTGAGTCTGGAGGCTGTCTGTTCCTGTCAATCTTCCTGAGGTCGTCCAATGTCACACCATCTTCACTGAACAGTCCACCATGCATGACCTGAGATGGAGAATCTTATTAGGACTGTGTGCACAGTACAACATATCAAACCACTGCGTTATTAAGGGTTGCAAAAATCATTAATAACAGAACGAATCTTCAGAGAAGATTGGGGTAAATTATGGCTGTTCGTCCATTATACAAaaagcccacacacacagttttcagtAACAGTCACTGTATTTAAAGATAATCAAATAATCCACCATGAGCACAACTGTCTGTAGAATTTAGTTATCAAATAGAAACAGCACAcgtgaacaacaacaaaactagTGGGGTGGCCCTGTGAGTGCCACTGCTTACCAGAACTTTGCTGTTGATACACTGTGCAAGAGGCAGCCACTGGAAGACCTCGCTGAAGAGCTGGAACATCTGGGCTGTGTACTTGGCTTTGACCTCCCCTTCAAATCCATACATCTGGTTCATGTTGTCTGTCTCATGGTTACCTGTAGGTAAAAAGCTTGGTTAGATGTCACAATATGAAAAGGGCTAATAAATGAATTTCTGCGTTGTGCTTTAAGCTTGATGACAACCCATGTATAAAGTGTGAGACGTTAATATGGCGTGTTTCAGCAGATATTACACATTCATCGTGCACAGGCACAGTGTGACTGCTCTCACCCCTAAGCAAGTGGAAGTTGTCAGGGTAGAGTAGCTTGAAGCCGAAGAGAGTAAGAATGACCTCGAGAGAGAAAGAGCCGCGATCCACAAAGTCACCATTGAACAGCTGAATTCAGTGGTTAAGAATTATGACAAACAAGTTTTGGATTTGAGGCTGTTGGCGGTttggacacagacacagattctgagacatatatatatatatatatagtgtgaTATACACTAAAAATATTGTGTATTCTTCACCCAGCCCTTTACAGGTAGGCCCACTGGTTAATTATTAAACCTGGACACAAATTTAATAGCCGATAGGTGGCTGCTGCAAAAAGAAAGGATACATAAGGGTTGGTCTCTGAGGGTAAGCCGTTCAACTTGAAGATGTTGAGGAGATCGTAGTACTGCCCATGGGTGTCACCACAAATagttattttttctgtctgtggaaaagaagagaaaaaagagtcACAAAAAAGATGACAAACAGCCATGAAGAATAACATCTTAGACCTGCATGGTTTATTTACGCTCATGCGGTGACTAACCTCTGTAGTGTTATTATGGGCTGATCATAGAGTCGGTAACTGAAGAATGTAATTATACTGTTGCACTCACTATATATAAAGTAAACACAGTTTTATGTCTCTTTACAAGTGAGTATCTGCAAAGTCCTCACCTCTTTTAATGAGATTTCAACAAGACTTGGTAGTTTTGATAGAACATCTTTAACTTGCACCAAGATCTGAAAGGagtacaaaaaaacattaaattacaaataCAGATATGTTTCCTTCAGTGAGTGTATTTAATATGAATAAACATCTTTACCTGATAAGCACACTTTCTGTGCAGCTTCTTCTGGTCTTTGAACCAATCCATCATCTCCTTCATGAACGCCAATGTGATAGTCCCATCTTCAAGTTTGGGGCCTACATAGTCATCCTCAATCGCTGCAATTAAACATAATCTtaatttcagatttaaaaaatcacCAAGTACAGTTAAGAATCCAATGATTTACACAATGTTCACACCAGTGGATGTTGTTATCATTAGTTCCTGTTTTACATACAACATGTTTTGCTCAATCAGGACAAATGTGATTAcagatatattttttcatatattcATCCAATAACACAGGGAACTTACTCATGTTTTCAATGTCCAGAGAGTcaacaacagatttttttatctCATCGCTGGCGATGGCTCTCTCAAAAGCCTTCTGTTTCACAATCTTGTTACATTCCTGATACTTCATCCTTGCATCCTTGTCATTCGGTCGAACCCTCACTACCTGTTATCAGAAAGGGAAATGATAGGAATTAAACACACTGGTTAATCATCAACTGGCATTGAGGCTGACAGAGAAACTGAACCGGATGTAAATGCTAATTAAAGTATATCAAGGTTTTAATTTCTTAAATATgcaaacagtttaaaatggaTAATACATATTTTGTTCGTTGTGGTACTgtaaatttaaaacattcacactCTTATGCCCGATACATTTCAGAGACCTATAAAAACCTATAAATTTAGCTCTAACCTCTCATCAGTTCATGAGGATTAGCTCTCATGTTCTGTTGTCATGGTGCTTCGTCTAGTTTGTAGGTCTTTGTTACCACAGCCCtggtatatttatatttctaatTATGAGAACACCATGAACAATAGACACCATATTAGCTGTGGTATGAGTGCCTTCACACAGAGTCTAATTGGCATCATGGCTGGATTAAAGGATGATCCCTATTCCAAGCTGTTAAAGCAATATGAGGAGCCCAACTCGTGGTGATCACAGATGGAATTGTGGTGTCCTTTGTTTTGAGAAAAATCAGGGAAAAACATGTAGTTGTACTGTGcacattattcattcattctaGGTTTAGACATCATGGCAGTTAAAGTGTGCAGCTGCTAACAGTCAACGACGCAGCATTTATTACCGTCTCGTAGTCCTTAAGCGCAGCCTTGAACTTGCCCAGTGCCATGTTGGAGGTGGCACGGCGGTAATATCCCTTAATGTAGTTTTTGTCTATATCCAGGGCCTTCGTCGCGTCAGCCAGGGCATAGCCATAGCACTCTGTGCGTAGGTATGCCAGGCTGCGGTTGCTGTAGTAGATGGCATTGGATGGATTGAGGTCCAGGGCCTCTGAGTAGTACTTGATTGCATTTTCATAGTCtttgtctgaaaaacaaaatgtcacatctTCACTGGCAAACAGAGTTTGTGGCTCTACAAAGATCctataaaaatgtcacaaacactgCAGGCAGTACAGGCATATTTTATTTCTTACTTGGGTGATAGTACAGCTGAACACTAAGGCCAAAATACAAGGAGTGCTGAAACAATCGTGACGACATTTGGGCTCATGTCACTGTATCAATCTCAGaaatatgtcagtgtttggTATTAATTTGCAAGTGCTTGTTTCTTCCCACTTTGGTATGCTTCAGTGTACTTGTTGACTGAATTTTATAACAATAACTTGATTGAATTTTGTTGTAATGATTtgttacaaataaaacatttatgaaaacCTAATTGTATGCCTCCCTTTTCCAGTAGTCAAGAAAATCAGAATCACTATTCACCAATAAGAAAGGAAAACCTTgccaactactttgataatcaattaatcatttcagtcacttttcaagcaaaaatgttaaacattgtctggttccagctgtgagatgtgaggatttgctgctgttttttgtcatttatgatattATATGAAGAGTCTCATGAAGTTTTATATTGGGACAGCAATTGCCTGGTAATTATGGGTAAATATCTAACCTTGTCCCTTATTTTATGCTGcataagacataaaaaaaggCAATCATGCCCATCCTTCAACAGACAGCATTCACATTACATCTGCTATGACTCATGAGGGTGTCAGCCCTGGTAATGTTCAGGCCTACAGAAATCAAACTTCATCAGGAAGTATGTTCAGAAGAAACACTTGATATGCACAAGTAAAATCCTGTAATATTTCGCATTAGaagtacattttgaaatgtatctaaataaacatcacaaagaCTACACAGCGGCCCACAGTCGGATAACTTGACTTTCATTATTGATGCTTCCTTAATGATTAAAGCGGAGGCGCAACATCACTGTTAATATTTATATCCCACCGCTTAGAAAGGAATGGATGCACAACTAGACAGGAATAATGGCTCAAAAGCAACATACTGCTGAACATTACAGCACCTGTTTCCACTGTGAGCTCTGTGAAAACGAGGCTGTGCCCTGCTGCTGGCACACACGCGCCCGCTGGCTAGCAGAATATTCTAGTTGAGTTGCATCTGATCCTCACctacagctagctagctagctacacgCTAATCTGACAACACGGctgaatacaaacaaaatgggtGGTCACATCGGAGGGGCCGTGCGTTTTAAAACCCAAAGACGTGACCAAATCTGAGAAAGTTAGCGGGTGCGTTTAACGTGACACGCGTGACAAGCATGGGTTAACACGCTGGTGTTAAACTAGctgctagctagcgttagctaaaTCCGCTAACCCGTTTCAATTCAGCGCCGCGTAATCCAATGAATGGGGGTTTAcagctagcatgttagcttagcttaacgtTAGCGACCGGTTCCAGCCGGAGCGTGTTGCAACATAACTATGTCGCTGCTGTAATTAGTGGTCACATCTCTGTCTGTTGTAAACCGCTGGTAAAAGCCACCGACTTGACAGGTCTGTCAAATTACCTTTGAAGTACTTATTCGCCTTCTCCTTCAGCAGCTCTGCATCATTACCTCCCTCCGCCATCTTCTTCTCACTGCCGTATTCCGATCCGTTCGCCATTGACGGTCGCAAAGGTCGCaaagtgccttttttttttttttttgaataatcataataaataggaaacatatatatttatatatattttttaaagataactTTCAAAGTTTACCTCAAAAGAAAAACCTTACACAGAAACTGGAAAACAACCCGTAGTGTAACATTGTAAGTTAATTATTTGAGATGTAAGTGAAGACAGGCCCACTCCTCTCTCACTAAAATACAACCTATGACAATGTAGTACAAAGATCTCTcacatacaaaaacaagaaaggaaaatataaagaatTTGATTGAGTTTGTCTCAATTAAGCTTAATTGTGAAACTACATTACGCTAATTAATCAGGTTAACTATAGCCCTATGTGGGTAAATCACAAGTGTAGcatgtgttgatgttttcatgCCTGTGTTGAGGAAACTGCTTGTTTTTGAGAGGGCTTTCTGTACTGATTGTGGCTATAGCTAAGTTTTGTGTTACACTgtccaataataataattaagtgTCCCATTAGTTTTGATaaaagtaaagtgtgtgtgtgtgtggattgcTAGGTGTGAGACAGAGGCATTGACAATAAAGTCAGGATGGTAGAAGGTAGAAAATATCAAGCAggaataatatttacattttcgTTCTTTAAGTTTATTAACCAGCAGGGGTCAATATAGACCTTCACTGAAATAACCATGACATTGTCATGAAACTGAGCAGCATAACTGGTTGGGAAAGGGGCCTAGAGGAAAATACCGGTGTGTTCATTATGAGGTTAaccaaaaaaatattctgatggTGAGTAATATGTTACAACCGAATCATTAGTTTAAGATTAGGTTAATGATTCATGGGGGAGCCGTTTTTCCCTGCCTTCTCTGGAATAATTACTTTAATTTAGAGTGAAAGCCTGTCCTCAAGTCCTACCTCTCTGGCTCAACTGCAATACAATTTCCATCAATTAAAATGCCTGCTCCTGTGACACAAAAGTACAGCCTCGGTCACATTTCCTGTTGGTATTCTTCCAGTTGCTTCAAGGCCTGAGCATGTTGAAGTGGAAGTTTCCTGCCATCTGAACGCAGCAATGTCGGCCTCCGGCATCCACAGATGTGGCAGCGAGGGGACAATCATGGCACAGGTGCACATCTCCACAACTTTTACTCACTCACACATGGCATCTGACGCACCCCAGCCTCAAATAACTGGTTTGCAAAAACAACACGCAACCTTAAGCAGAAACACATCCAAGCTTAGACACCTTTTTCTTTGCCAGAAACTCTTGTCAAATAGTACTTTGCGTCACTGGAGTCAAGAAAAGGACATCTGTCATGTGCACCAGAAAGGAAAAGTCAACAATTTGAGACGTAGGTTTGTGGTTTGGTGTGTTTGGGTTTTagatggttagggttagaagtTCAACAGAGTAAGAGACGCTGAAGAGAAGCATGTGACACAGAGGATACAGCCCAGTCCAGTCTGCTGCCCTGACTCATAAGCGACATCCCGCAGTGAAGAGTAAGAGGCCAAACAGTCGGGTGACTCACTGTGACCCCTGTCGAACACTTACTTACTGTAGAGTGTGAGTTCACTTTCTCTTAGCAAGATTATCTATGAGTCGTCCTTTTTTCTGTGAGGCATAACACGTCTAGCTCTGTGATGGTTTTACTAGTAGCGCTTgcgggagggaaaaaaaggattgCCTGAGACCGAGCTGACGTTACAGCCTCAGCCCCACATGAGAGTAAACGCAGacagagagtgggagagacagTGTGGGAGGAAGAGAGGTAGAGAAAATCTGGCTTTGCTGCGAGGACTGAGGAGGGAAATTGCTGTTCTCTTGGGTGCGCGATGCATGAGCGTGGGCTTTGGAGGGGTCCTGAGAAAGTTAAAACAAACACGAATGGAGGAGCGAGGAGATATACGAGCaaccagagaaagagacagatgaagGTCAGGGCGAATGTGAGTGACATTCCAAGGTCGCaagccaatgaatgatgaggCCTCAGAGCGAGTGGAGTATATGTTACATAGGCCTGATCTAGACCTTCTTACTATTTATTATCCTGTAGCATGTAAGACCAATGTGTCTTTGACTCCACTCCTTTAACTGTTGTGTCGGACTTTGCCAGTATTTTGTAGAAGCTGAAAAAGTCGTGTTGCCCCTTCTCAGCTCCACTCTGCCCAAATAATTCACTAATGAGAGCATGACTTCAGGGGGTCTGTGGGGGGTCGCACTTATTTGAACCATATGTTTTTCTAGTGGGCAGGGCAAAGGACTTCAAGCAAAATTAAAGAtaaattggggaaaaaaacccatCCTCTTGCGCTCCAcccttcctcctttttcttatttccctctttcttgcTTATGCTTGGTTTAGCCATTTGGTTCCTCTATAAGCCAGCGTTTTTTGCTGATCGTCTCTTTGAGTCATCTATGAATCGCGTGGGTTGCTCATATTATAAAAGAGCATTACCAAGTCTCTCCTCCGTGTTTCAGTGGGAGCTCCTGTTGATCAGTGTAGCCATCAGCCAGTGTGTAACTCAACATCCTGAAATGACACATCACATGTTCACTACAGTTATTTGTGCTACGGGGGGAATGAGTTGGAAATTTcatggaaatggaaaaagaaacatgatgcATACCTGCCTAAAGAGTCTGCTGCGGGCTTTACCTTTCCACATTAAAacctcctctgttttctcctttgTTTCTGGGACTTTAAACCAGGGTGGTCAGGGGTGGGGACTGGAGGAGGGTATATAACGcaattgtgtttatattttgttgagcgtctgtttacatttcatgtagggctgttttaaatttaaagcaaGGTTGTCCTGCAATAAAAGCAGCTGCAGTGTAAGCCCTGGTGACCAGATATGATTTTATAACAATGTTAATTAACAATAACAATTTGTGATttgaagagaaagagaattaATTTCTAACTTTTGCATttgaacacacatttttggAAACTATGAAGCTATTAATAGGGCTTAGTTAAAAGGCAATGGCTGATGCTTTTTGCTGAACTTAAAGTGGAAGCAGACAACATTACCCACTTGAGTGTTTTCAAGTGGCATTATTGTTGGCGCCACTGTCTCAAAAACAACTGGATTGCTTTATGTTCTCTTCAGAGTAGCAACTACAAACAACACAGGGCGAAAAAAAACgagtttattcatttagtctaGAATGAAACatgagatgtgaaagcagatcAAAATGGTTACAGGCGGCCTGCCTTCGTTTTCCCGGAGAGTTTGTAcccagtggcaaacagaaaagCATAGTGAAACCAGTTTTAAAGGGTACCAATCTAAATGCAGatgtgtcattattctatagcaattacactgtgcaatcagcatttacttcataatgataagtTAAGGCAAAAACCTTGTGTATTGCCAGTTTAAAGTTATTTGAGTACAATAAATAACCACAAATAAcagttcagtcattttctatGTTTAATTATAATGACTAAATACAAGTTTCGCTAGTATAAATGCATAAGTTGATGACTGTTGCGGAGGAGTCTGATTTGATTTTGAACAGATACTTCTTTCCacatagaaaacattttttgatccAGTCCAGTTTGAACCAAAACTagtgtttggttttatttcatatttgctGGTAGATCAGACTTTGAGTATGCACTGGCATGTGGCTCATTTTTAGAATTATTTTCCAACCAAATGAAAtgtccattttctttctttctggaacacaacaacaacagaaaatatgaaaattgtGCAGGCTGAAGCGTGTGTCTGGGTGCGTACAAGCTGAAGCGTGTGTCTGGGTGTGTAATTGTCAGATACGATCAGTTCAGATTGTTAATTTGGTTCATCAGACAGGTCCCAAAGCTGTAATACAAATTGAATATGACTGTTCCATACCATGAGCCCCCCCCTAACCATTTTATAGAGCCCAGTACAGAACGTTGCAAACTAATACAAGTCAAGTcaggtttttttaaactaatGCAATAAGAGTAGTTGCATTAGCCACTGAAACCACAGCTCCATACCTGAGTGTGAgcccacacacagactgaatgGAATTCTTGACTGTGGAAATGTGAAACAGACTATGtgaggttgtttttcttttaatggcTCGAACTCAGCGGGCTCCCCCGATCGACTGGCACCACGGGCCTGTTAAAGCAAATTTAGAAAATGACCGACTAAACAGataattgaaataaataaaaacaaatgctacGGGAAGTGAAAGCAGGCCAGATTCCTTGA
This is a stretch of genomic DNA from Pagrus major chromosome 2, Pma_NU_1.0. It encodes these proteins:
- the ppp5c gene encoding serine/threonine-protein phosphatase 5; this translates as MANGSEYGSEKKMAEGGNDAELLKEKANKYFKDKDYENAIKYYSEALDLNPSNAIYYSNRSLAYLRTECYGYALADATKALDIDKNYIKGYYRRATSNMALGKFKAALKDYETVVRVRPNDKDARMKYQECNKIVKQKAFERAIASDEIKKSVVDSLDIENMTIEDDYVGPKLEDGTITLAFMKEMMDWFKDQKKLHRKCAYQILVQVKDVLSKLPSLVEISLKETEKITICGDTHGQYYDLLNIFKLNGLPSETNPYLFNGDFVDRGSFSLEVILTLFGFKLLYPDNFHLLRGNHETDNMNQMYGFEGEVKAKYTAQMFQLFSEVFQWLPLAQCINSKVLVMHGGLFSEDGVTLDDLRKIDRNRQPPDSGPMCDLLWSDPQPQNGRSISKRGVSCQFGPDVTERFLEQNKLDFIVRSHEVKAEGYEVTHSGKCITVFSAPNYCDQMGNKGAYIHLRGSDLKPEFHQFTAVPHPNVKPMAYANTLMQLGMM